In Chryseobacterium gleum, a single genomic region encodes these proteins:
- a CDS encoding succinate dehydrogenase/fumarate reductase iron-sulfur subunit, protein MDLHLKIWRQKDRKSEGKLVPYDLKGLNPHMSFLEMLDTLNEKLIIAGDEPVEFDHDCREGICGQCGMMINGIAHGPLKNTTTCQLHLRSFKDGETILIEPFRAEAFPVKKDLKVDRSAFDRIISSGGFVSVNTGQAPDATAIPVTHQTAEEAFDSAACIGCGACVATCKNGSAALFTSAKITHMALLPQGKEERNKRVLDMVTQMDTELFGHCSNTEACEVECPQGISVLNIARMNFEYNRALFFRKKA, encoded by the coding sequence ATGGATTTACATCTTAAGATATGGAGACAGAAAGACAGAAAAAGTGAAGGAAAACTGGTTCCTTACGACCTGAAAGGATTGAATCCTCACATGTCTTTCTTAGAAATGCTGGACACTTTAAATGAAAAACTGATTATTGCAGGAGATGAACCCGTTGAGTTTGATCACGACTGCCGTGAAGGAATCTGCGGACAATGTGGAATGATGATTAATGGTATTGCCCATGGTCCTTTAAAAAATACAACGACCTGCCAGCTCCATTTACGATCATTTAAAGATGGGGAAACCATTTTGATAGAGCCTTTCCGAGCGGAAGCATTCCCGGTGAAGAAAGATTTAAAAGTAGACCGTTCTGCTTTTGACAGAATTATATCTTCGGGAGGTTTTGTATCGGTGAATACGGGCCAGGCTCCTGATGCGACTGCTATTCCGGTTACCCATCAGACAGCTGAAGAAGCTTTTGATTCTGCAGCCTGTATAGGATGTGGAGCGTGTGTTGCCACCTGTAAAAACGGAAGTGCAGCTCTGTTTACCTCTGCAAAAATCACCCATATGGCACTCCTTCCTCAGGGAAAAGAAGAGCGAAACAAAAGAGTACTGGATATGGTAACCCAAATGGATACGGAATTATTCGGGCACTGCTCCAATACAGAAGCCTGCGAAGTGGAATGTCCTCAGGGAATTTCTGTACTGAATATTGCCAGAATGAATTTTGAATATAACAGGGCTTTATTTTTCAGGAAAAAAGCTTAG
- a CDS encoding cyclase family protein, translating to MKTKIVDLTKPIQYNAGDPWFMRVKIKHKAHRKSHWLIRLALRLPSRLFPKNWTGWADDTIKNMGLHATTHIDAPWHYGPVVEGKPAKTIDQIPLEWCYGDGIVIDCTHKEDFVAITVDDLKKDLDKNGITIREGNIVLIRTDRDKMMGTPDFVEKGTGMSKEATEWLIDQGVKVMGIDQWGWDLPLKYMAQKAKEMNDPEFFWEGHRVGIEKEYLHIEQLTNLGALPPCGFKICVFPLKIVGGSAAPARVVAIMNE from the coding sequence ATGAAAACAAAAATTGTCGATCTGACAAAACCTATCCAATACAATGCAGGAGATCCCTGGTTCATGAGGGTGAAAATTAAACATAAAGCTCACCGAAAATCACATTGGCTGATTCGTCTGGCATTGAGACTTCCATCAAGACTTTTTCCTAAGAACTGGACAGGATGGGCAGATGATACCATCAAAAATATGGGACTTCATGCTACTACTCACATTGATGCTCCGTGGCATTACGGTCCAGTTGTAGAGGGAAAACCTGCCAAAACCATAGACCAGATTCCGCTGGAATGGTGTTATGGAGACGGTATTGTGATCGATTGTACCCATAAAGAAGATTTTGTAGCCATCACGGTAGATGATTTGAAAAAAGATCTTGATAAAAACGGAATTACCATCCGGGAAGGAAATATTGTTCTGATCAGAACCGATCGTGACAAAATGATGGGAACTCCTGATTTTGTGGAAAAAGGGACAGGAATGAGTAAAGAAGCTACAGAATGGCTGATTGATCAAGGTGTAAAAGTCATGGGAATCGACCAATGGGGTTGGGATCTTCCTCTGAAATATATGGCTCAGAAAGCCAAAGAAATGAACGACCCCGAATTCTTCTGGGAAGGTCATCGCGTAGGAATTGAAAAAGAATATTTACACATAGAACAACTTACCAATCTGGGTGCATTGCCTCCATGCGGATTTAAAATCTGTGTATTTCCGCTTAAAATCGTTGGTGGCTCTGCAGCTCCGGCAAGGGTAGTGGCCATAATGAATGAATAG
- a CDS encoding GLPGLI family protein codes for MYYYKKLFQLLTLFFSVLFFSQLHKKDSLRGEFTYLLKAKLNTSTPDYRHEEFFSLQIGNERAFFASIQSLKRDSVFQALPIKTLENGAKLLSSKGVSIPKTKFSFTIIQSNENIQYFNLVGMSILTYKEPIIKNWKLSNDTKIINTINCKKAEVTFKGRNWIAWYSPEIPLPYGPYKFSGLPGLIVKITDDKGEYDFELVKSTPAFKLKGKLIKINENRYNGAFETTRPKFEKALKDANANLIGVLQSSETTIIQGQEIIRQRQKEREENKKYENPLELEKD; via the coding sequence ATGTATTACTATAAAAAATTATTTCAATTATTAACTTTATTTTTTAGTGTCTTATTTTTTTCTCAATTACATAAAAAAGATAGTCTGCGTGGTGAATTTACCTATTTATTAAAAGCTAAATTGAATACATCAACTCCTGATTATAGACACGAAGAATTTTTTTCATTACAGATAGGTAATGAACGTGCTTTTTTTGCGAGTATTCAGTCACTGAAAAGAGATTCAGTATTCCAAGCACTTCCAATAAAAACTTTAGAAAATGGAGCAAAACTGTTAAGTTCGAAGGGAGTATCTATCCCAAAAACAAAATTTTCCTTTACTATAATACAATCAAATGAAAATATACAGTATTTTAACTTAGTTGGAATGTCAATACTCACCTATAAAGAACCGATCATTAAAAATTGGAAATTGAGTAATGATACAAAAATAATAAACACCATTAATTGTAAAAAAGCGGAAGTTACCTTTAAGGGGAGAAATTGGATCGCTTGGTACTCTCCCGAAATTCCATTACCCTATGGGCCATATAAATTTAGCGGATTGCCTGGATTGATTGTTAAAATAACAGATGATAAAGGAGAATATGATTTTGAGCTTGTAAAATCTACACCTGCATTTAAATTAAAAGGTAAATTAATAAAGATAAACGAAAATAGATATAATGGAGCTTTTGAAACGACTCGACCGAAATTTGAGAAAGCGTTAAAAGATGCTAATGCAAATTTAATTGGTGTACTTCAAAGCTCTGAAACCACTATTATACAAGGACAAGAAATAATAAGGCAAAGACAAAAAGAAAGGGAAGAAAACAAAAAATACGAAAACCCATTAGAATTAGAAAAAGATTAG
- a CDS encoding bacteriocin-like protein: MKKLKKMTREHLKTVKGGEKQVWIAEFCGQTATTTQDWTAEQANQWLANLEANYCN, encoded by the coding sequence ATGAAAAAATTAAAAAAAATGACTCGTGAACATCTTAAAACTGTAAAAGGTGGAGAAAAACAAGTTTGGATTGCAGAATTTTGTGGTCAAACTGCTACTACAACTCAAGATTGGACGGCAGAACAAGCAAATCAATGGCTTGCTAATCTTGAAGCAAATTACTGTAATTAA